Below is a genomic region from Pseudomonas berkeleyensis.
ACAGACGATCCATCGCGCCTTTTCGCGAGGTACTGTCGCGGTCGATGCGCAGCACCGGGTAGTCGGGGAACAGCACGGCCAGGCGTTCCTCTGCGCGTTCGGTGCCTGCGCCGACCGGGCGCAGGTCGACGTGCTGGCATTTGGGGCAGTTGCTCGGCTGACGTTCGACGTGGCCGCAGTGGTGGCAGCGCAGTTCCTGATAGCGCTGATGCACGGTCATGCGGGCGTCGCAGCGCGGGCATTCCGATAGCCAGCCGCAGTCGTGGCAGAGCAGGGTCGGGGCGAAACCGCGGCGATTGAGGAACACCAGCACCTGCTGGCCGGCCGCCAGGGTCTGGGCGATGGCCTGCTGCATCGGCCCGGATATGCCCGAGTCCAGCGGCCGGCTTTTCACATCCAGGCGCAGGAAGCGTGGCTGGCTGGCGCCGCCGGCACGTTGGGTCAGCTTGAGCAGGGCGTAGCGGCCGCTGTGGGCGTTGTGCAGGCTTTCCAGCGAGGGCGTGGCCGAGCCGAGCACGATCGGCACGTCTTCCTGGCGTGCGCGTACCAGCGCCAGATCGCGGGCGTGGTAGCGCAGGCCTTCCTGCTGTTTATAGGAGGCGTCGTGTTCTTCGTCGACGATGATCAGTCCCGGATTCTTCATCGGCGTGAACAGTGCCGAGCGTGTACCGATGATGATGTCGGCCTCGCCATCGCGTGCCGCCAGCCAGGCGTCCAGGCGTTCGCGGTCGTTGACTGCCGAATGCAGCAGGGCGATGCGTGCGTTGAAGCGACGCGCGAAGCGGTCGAAGGTCTGCGGGCCGAGGTTGATCTCGGGGATCAGTACCAGCGCCTGCTTACCGGCCTGCAGGCACTGATGGATCAGTTGCAGGTAGACCTCGGTCTTGCCGCTGCCGGTGATACCGGCGAGCAGAAAGGCATTGAACTGGTTCCAGCCCGATGCCACGGCATTCACTGCGGCGCGTTGTTCGCCGTTCAGTGGTAGTTCAGGCTGTGCCAGCCAGTGCGCCGGTTTCGCATGGGGTTGGGTACGGCGCACCTCGACTCGTACCAGGCCCTTTTCATGCAGCAACTGCAAACTGTCGCGATTGAGTTGCAACTGGCTGAGCAGGCCGTGAGCCACGCCATGCGGGTGTTGTGCCAGCGCCTTGAGTGCGTCGCGCTGGCGCGGTGCGCGGGCGAGGCGCGGGTCGTCGACACTTGCACCGGCATTGACCAGCCAATAGCGCTCCTGGCGGGTCTCGGCAGGTTCGCCCTGGCGCAGCAGCACGGGCAGTGCCCAGCTCAGCGTGTCGCCGAGGCTGTGCTGGTAATACTGAGCTGTCCACAGGCACAGCTTGAACAGCGCCGCCGGAAGCGGTGTGCGGGCGTCGAGCAGCTCCAGAGCCGGTTTGAGCTTGTCAGCCGGCACCTCGCTCTGCGTGTCGGTCTCCACCAGTACCCCGATCATCTCGCGCCGGCCAAAGGGCACGCGCAGGCGCACGCCAGGTTGTAGCGCGCTGCGTGGCACGCCG
It encodes:
- a CDS encoding primosomal protein N', coding for MPDLILRLALPSPLRRLFDYRAPAGVPRSALQPGVRLRVPFGRREMIGVLVETDTQSEVPADKLKPALELLDARTPLPAALFKLCLWTAQYYQHSLGDTLSWALPVLLRQGEPAETRQERYWLVNAGASVDDPRLARAPRQRDALKALAQHPHGVAHGLLSQLQLNRDSLQLLHEKGLVRVEVRRTQPHAKPAHWLAQPELPLNGEQRAAVNAVASGWNQFNAFLLAGITGSGKTEVYLQLIHQCLQAGKQALVLIPEINLGPQTFDRFARRFNARIALLHSAVNDRERLDAWLAARDGEADIIIGTRSALFTPMKNPGLIIVDEEHDASYKQQEGLRYHARDLALVRARQEDVPIVLGSATPSLESLHNAHSGRYALLKLTQRAGGASQPRFLRLDVKSRPLDSGISGPMQQAIAQTLAAGQQVLVFLNRRGFAPTLLCHDCGWLSECPRCDARMTVHQRYQELRCHHCGHVERQPSNCPKCQHVDLRPVGAGTERAEERLAVLFPDYPVLRIDRDSTSRKGAMDRLFATINKGEPCILVGTQMLAKGHHFPRVTLVSILDADGGLFSADFRASERMAQLIVQVAGRAGRAEEPGKVIIQSHLADHPLLVQLTEQGYFAFAEQALSERRAAGLPPFCHLALLRAEAHKPGQAEGFLDEACHEAELLLNELGLSGIELLGPVPAPMERRAGRFRAQLLVQGNARAALHRLLTPWLHALEQMPSGRAVRWSLDVDPIDLF